The following coding sequences lie in one Prochlorococcus marinus XMU1412 genomic window:
- a CDS encoding NarK family nitrate/nitrite MFS transporter: MLSDVWSLNGRYRTLHLTWFAFFLTFVVWFNLAPLATTVKADLGLSVAQIRTVAICNVALTIPARVLIGMLLDKFGPRKTYSTILIFSVVPCLLFASAQDFNQLVIARLLLSIVGAGFVIGIRMVSEWFPPKEIGLAEGIYGGWGNFGSAFSALSLVAVAGFLSFSGGFELPTGAVLNWRGAIALTGIISFVYGIIYFFSVTDTPPGKPYQRPAKTAGLEVTSIRDFWGLIGMNVPFAAILSVLCWRLQKVGFLTSSTYPIALIAVLAWFIFQTWGIIRTNIELLNGTKIYPKEDRYEFKQVAILELTYIVNFGSELAVVSMLPSFFEFTFDLPKAVAGILASCYAFVNLIARPAGGLISDRTGNRKNTMGFLTMGLGFGYLLMSLIKPGTFTGSAGILMAVFLTMLCSFFVQSGEGSTFALVPLVKKRVTGQIAGLVGAYGNVGAVTYLNIYSLLPLWMGGGKDPSPEIIAASNSAFFQVLGIAGLIVGFFCYFFLKEPQGSFADAYEGEKAENYV; the protein is encoded by the coding sequence ATGTTAAGTGACGTTTGGTCTTTAAATGGCAGATATAGAACTCTTCACCTCACCTGGTTTGCCTTTTTCCTTACTTTTGTTGTTTGGTTTAACCTCGCACCTCTTGCAACTACTGTTAAAGCCGATTTAGGTTTATCTGTTGCTCAAATTAGAACAGTAGCAATATGTAATGTCGCTTTGACTATCCCTGCAAGAGTTTTGATTGGAATGTTATTGGATAAATTTGGCCCAAGAAAAACTTACTCAACAATTTTGATATTTTCTGTCGTGCCATGTTTATTATTTGCTAGTGCTCAAGACTTCAATCAACTTGTTATTGCGAGATTGCTTTTATCAATAGTAGGAGCAGGTTTTGTTATCGGAATAAGAATGGTCTCTGAGTGGTTCCCTCCGAAAGAAATTGGTTTGGCTGAGGGAATATATGGAGGATGGGGAAATTTTGGATCTGCTTTTTCCGCTCTTTCTCTTGTTGCCGTAGCTGGATTCTTGTCTTTTTCAGGAGGGTTTGAGTTACCTACTGGAGCTGTACTTAATTGGAGGGGGGCTATAGCTCTTACAGGAATTATTTCTTTCGTTTATGGAATTATTTATTTCTTTAGTGTGACTGATACACCTCCAGGAAAACCTTATCAAAGGCCTGCAAAAACAGCTGGTTTAGAAGTGACGAGTATAAGAGATTTCTGGGGTTTAATTGGAATGAATGTCCCATTCGCAGCAATTCTTTCAGTCCTATGTTGGAGACTTCAAAAAGTAGGTTTCCTTACTTCATCTACTTATCCAATAGCCTTAATCGCAGTTTTAGCTTGGTTTATTTTCCAAACTTGGGGAATTATAAGAACGAATATTGAATTATTAAATGGAACTAAAATTTACCCTAAAGAAGATAGATATGAATTCAAACAAGTAGCGATCTTGGAATTAACTTACATCGTAAATTTTGGATCAGAATTGGCAGTAGTTTCAATGCTTCCTAGTTTCTTTGAATTTACATTTGATTTACCTAAAGCTGTAGCCGGAATTCTTGCATCATGTTATGCATTTGTGAATTTAATAGCTAGACCTGCCGGAGGATTGATATCTGACAGAACAGGCAATAGAAAAAATACAATGGGATTCCTAACTATGGGATTAGGGTTTGGATATCTATTGATGTCTTTAATAAAACCTGGAACTTTTACAGGATCAGCAGGAATTCTTATGGCTGTATTTTTAACGATGCTTTGTTCATTTTTTGTACAATCTGGAGAAGGTTCAACTTTTGCTTTAGTACCCTTAGTTAAAAAAAGAGTTACAGGACAAATAGCTGGATTGGTTGGGGCTTATGGAAATGTTGGTGCGGTAACTTATTTAAATATTTATAGCCTTTTACCTTTATGGATGGGTGGAGGTAAAGATCCTTCTCCAGAAATAATTGCTGCTTCAAATAGTGCCTTCTTCCAAGTTTTAGGTATAGCAGGATTAATAGTTGGATTCTTCTGTTATTTCTTTTTAAAGGAACCTCAAGGATCATTCGCGGATGCTTATGAAGGCGAAAAAGCTGAAAATTATGTTTAA
- a CDS encoding molybdenum cofactor guanylyltransferase, with amino-acid sequence MEIKLKKFKAFILAGGKSSRMGSDKALIKHHEGGNWLTHKIKILNNLNLETFVITNYTSHLKEVDKSNNVEFISDAQPFDGPLTCLEQIFSSFKKTTKNILIVPVDMPNLNTKLIYSLFKSWEENQNFALISHDGIFAQPLFGIYPINEENHFKLKKKLSSGKKNFLGWVDQIPHRYFYAKNGDLININSKREFLNMNNGI; translated from the coding sequence ATGGAAATAAAACTTAAAAAATTTAAAGCATTCATTTTGGCTGGTGGCAAGAGTTCAAGGATGGGATCTGATAAAGCACTAATTAAACATCATGAAGGAGGAAATTGGCTGACTCACAAAATAAAAATATTAAATAACCTTAATTTAGAGACTTTTGTAATAACAAATTATACTTCTCATCTAAAGGAAGTTGATAAAAGCAATAATGTTGAGTTTATTTCAGATGCCCAACCCTTTGATGGACCATTAACTTGTTTAGAACAAATTTTTTCATCTTTTAAAAAAACTACTAAAAATATCCTAATTGTCCCAGTCGATATGCCTAATTTGAATACAAAATTAATTTATTCACTTTTTAAATCATGGGAAGAAAATCAAAATTTTGCGTTAATATCCCATGATGGAATTTTTGCACAACCATTATTCGGAATTTATCCCATCAATGAAGAAAATCATTTTAAATTAAAAAAAAAGTTATCCTCTGGGAAGAAAAATTTTCTCGGATGGGTTGATCAAATTCCCCATAGATATTTCTATGCAAAAAATGGAGATTTAATTAATATAAATTCCAAGAGAGAATTCTTAAATATGAATAATGGGATTTAA
- a CDS encoding GTP 3',8-cyclase MoaA gives MGFKQLEDNRKRKLKVLRLSLKQNCNFSCIYCKPENYSLDVLNIEQFKKLILVSCRLGVNSLRITGGEPLLSSQLDELLYEIKSQRLEESNPVANLQDISLTTNGYLLSKKKANELFKNGLDRITVSLDAIDPDIFSNMIGEENKIIGKEKLFTVLEGIDHAINAGFNPKAGKLKINAVIKKEINDNQIFELVDFAKKRSIEIRFIEYMDVGISNNWQPSDVFFSERIIRLLKKKHRLKDYGRKEGQTANRWYMSDSNSFVSTISSISNPFCSDCNRLRITSDGYAYTCLFSNEGINLNPWLSLPINLHELENKIKSIWEAREDNYSEDRFKVLEKTTDKNQKIHPSMSYLGG, from the coding sequence ATGGGATTTAAGCAATTGGAGGATAATAGAAAAAGAAAGTTAAAAGTTTTAAGGTTATCTCTTAAACAAAATTGCAATTTTTCGTGTATTTACTGTAAGCCTGAGAACTATAGTTTGGATGTTTTAAATATTGAACAATTTAAAAAGTTAATTTTAGTCAGTTGTCGATTAGGGGTAAATTCTTTAAGAATCACTGGAGGAGAACCTTTATTGAGTTCTCAATTAGATGAACTTCTTTATGAAATTAAATCGCAAAGATTAGAAGAATCAAATCCAGTAGCTAATTTACAGGATATTTCTCTAACCACAAATGGATATTTGCTCTCTAAGAAAAAAGCTAATGAGCTTTTTAAAAATGGTTTAGACCGCATAACAGTAAGTTTAGATGCGATTGATCCTGATATTTTTTCAAACATGATTGGAGAGGAAAATAAAATTATTGGCAAAGAAAAATTATTTACTGTCCTTGAAGGAATAGATCACGCAATTAATGCTGGATTTAATCCAAAGGCGGGGAAATTAAAAATAAATGCAGTTATAAAAAAAGAGATTAATGATAATCAAATTTTTGAATTAGTTGATTTTGCAAAAAAAAGGTCTATAGAAATTCGTTTCATTGAGTATATGGACGTAGGGATATCTAATAATTGGCAGCCATCAGATGTTTTTTTCTCTGAAAGAATTATTAGGTTATTAAAGAAGAAACATCGATTAAAAGACTACGGAAGAAAGGAGGGACAAACTGCCAATAGATGGTACATGAGTGATTCAAATAGTTTTGTTAGTACAATTTCTTCAATCAGTAATCCTTTTTGTTCAGACTGTAATAGATTGAGGATAACTAGCGATGGTTATGCTTATACATGTCTTTTTTCTAATGAAGGTATAAATCTAAACCCATGGTTGTCTCTACCAATTAATCTCCATGAATTGGAAAATAAAATCAAGAGCATTTGGGAAGCTAGAGAAGATAACTATAGTGAAGATCGATTTAAAGTATTAGAGAAAACAACTGACAAAAATCAAAAAATTCATCCATCAATGTCATATCTTGGGGGATAA
- a CDS encoding inward rectifier potassium channel, translating into MELTELIRDYVATELLSSIEIDFLEGELWETTQHIAEINTVIKAPKNICKKLGLDEKSCWQLCCAAVLDSSRPLKNGQNRVDDFKKLINRYEISYI; encoded by the coding sequence GTGGAATTAACTGAGCTAATTAGGGATTACGTTGCTACAGAATTATTATCAAGTATTGAAATTGATTTTCTTGAAGGAGAATTATGGGAAACAACTCAACATATTGCAGAAATAAATACAGTTATCAAAGCCCCAAAAAATATATGCAAGAAATTGGGACTAGATGAAAAATCTTGCTGGCAACTATGTTGTGCAGCCGTTCTTGACTCCTCAAGACCATTAAAAAATGGACAAAATAGAGTAGATGATTTTAAAAAATTAATTAATCGATATGAAATTAGCTATATATAA
- a CDS encoding heat-labile enterotoxin alpha chain — translation MIRLLIASILFFTPLGGFADEKQREIENEAINLVIKKYGKGLENRLKGTGVTPSYRSWYENDCFVSIAAGTYHEDTWSAMKWFSVNVCSESAEIMESE, via the coding sequence ATGATACGTTTACTTATTGCATCAATTCTTTTTTTTACTCCACTAGGAGGTTTTGCTGATGAAAAGCAAAGAGAAATTGAGAATGAAGCTATAAATCTTGTTATTAAGAAATATGGAAAAGGCTTAGAAAATAGATTAAAAGGAACGGGAGTAACTCCCAGTTATCGAAGTTGGTATGAAAATGATTGTTTTGTAAGTATTGCAGCAGGTACATACCATGAAGATACTTGGTCGGCAATGAAGTGGTTTAGCGTTAATGTCTGTTCTGAATCAGCTGAAATAATGGAAAGTGAATGA
- a CDS encoding type 1 glutamine amidotransferase has product MKEIKRLLVLQHLEIEGPGLFEQFAKERDLKIEIIRLDNKNALPQTKKGDLILIMGGPMGVKDIGSEKYPWLKLERDFIKKELENERPIVGVCLGAQLLASAAGGDVEILKYGSPPKAFPEIGWSQIFIDKSNKDFKALFEDPFHVLHWHGDRILLPNKAVLIASSARCKEQFFRIGNFAYGLQFHIETTGGMINNWIKEDKEFVLKGLGLNGQEILKEENKKYIDKTFSKRKLLISKLFELLDN; this is encoded by the coding sequence ATGAAGGAAATAAAACGCCTATTAGTTTTGCAGCATTTAGAAATAGAGGGGCCTGGTCTTTTTGAACAATTTGCTAAAGAAAGAGATTTAAAAATAGAAATTATTCGTTTAGATAATAAAAATGCTCTGCCGCAAACAAAAAAAGGTGACTTAATTTTAATTATGGGTGGACCAATGGGAGTTAAAGATATTGGGAGCGAAAAATATCCATGGCTTAAGTTAGAAAGAGATTTTATAAAAAAAGAATTAGAAAATGAGAGACCTATAGTCGGTGTTTGCTTAGGTGCTCAGTTGCTTGCGAGTGCTGCTGGGGGAGATGTAGAAATTCTCAAATATGGATCACCTCCAAAAGCATTCCCAGAAATTGGATGGTCTCAAATTTTTATAGACAAATCGAATAAAGACTTTAAAGCACTGTTTGAAGACCCTTTTCATGTACTACATTGGCATGGAGATAGGATTTTATTACCTAATAAAGCAGTACTCATTGCTAGTAGTGCACGTTGTAAGGAACAGTTTTTTAGGATTGGTAATTTTGCTTACGGATTACAATTCCATATAGAGACGACGGGGGGAATGATAAATAACTGGATTAAAGAAGATAAAGAGTTTGTCCTTAAAGGATTAGGCTTAAATGGTCAGGAAATTTTAAAAGAAGAGAATAAAAAATATATTGATAAAACTTTTTCAAAAAGAAAGCTTCTAATAAGTAAATTATTTGAATTATTAGATAATTAA
- a CDS encoding high light inducible protein has product MEFAKKIMTEKAEKLNGKAAMLGMFALVGAYYFTGQILPGIF; this is encoded by the coding sequence ATGGAATTCGCAAAAAAAATCATGACCGAAAAAGCTGAAAAGCTTAATGGTAAAGCAGCAATGCTTGGAATGTTTGCTCTTGTTGGAGCCTACTATTTTACTGGTCAAATTCTTCCAGGTATTTTCTAA
- a CDS encoding high light inducible protein: MANSNVTTESGGRQNMFPTETRPYIDESVSYDSYPQNAEKVNGRWAMIGLVALVGAYVSTGQIIPGIF; this comes from the coding sequence ATGGCTAATTCAAACGTAACTACTGAATCAGGCGGCAGGCAGAACATGTTTCCAACTGAAACACGTCCTTACATAGATGAGTCTGTTTCATACGACAGCTACCCACAAAATGCAGAAAAAGTTAATGGTCGTTGGGCGATGATTGGCCTTGTTGCATTAGTTGGTGCTTACGTTTCAACTGGACAGATCATTCCTGGCATTTTTTAA
- a CDS encoding chlorophyll a/b-binding protein, giving the protein MSPLSGFLAVIVFFTATLVAYLTKQFQNENLNYSSSKQMKNTNTKVKTIEKEKVVAETLNGRFAMLGLIAAVGAYLTTGQIIPGFV; this is encoded by the coding sequence ATGAGTCCACTTTCAGGTTTTTTAGCCGTAATTGTATTCTTTACGGCCACCCTTGTTGCTTACCTAACCAAGCAATTTCAAAACGAAAATTTAAACTATTCATCATCTAAACAAATGAAAAACACAAACACAAAAGTCAAAACAATCGAAAAAGAGAAAGTTGTTGCTGAAACTCTCAACGGAAGATTCGCAATGCTTGGACTAATTGCTGCTGTTGGAGCATATCTAACAACAGGTCAAATAATTCCTGGTTTCGTTTAA
- a CDS encoding cytochrome B, with protein MINILLILFFILLLLLFFYSKRNRGLAQKTKIIPTYIPLFKEQEFNPDISTDNWDLHKLRLDKFKRSQYKGLTFFVSTENKIYYLSEEGDKVYC; from the coding sequence ATGATAAATATATTATTAATTCTTTTTTTTATACTTTTATTATTATTATTTTTTTATTCAAAAAGAAATAGAGGGTTAGCCCAAAAAACAAAAATTATTCCAACTTATATCCCTCTCTTTAAAGAACAAGAATTTAATCCTGACATAAGTACTGATAATTGGGATTTACACAAACTTAGATTAGATAAATTTAAAAGATCACAATATAAGGGATTAACTTTCTTCGTAAGTACAGAAAATAAAATTTACTATCTTTCTGAAGAAGGGGACAAGGTTTATTGCTAA
- the ychF gene encoding redox-regulated ATPase YchF, whose translation MLKAGIIGLPNVGKSTLFNALVENAKAQAANFPFCTIEPNKGIVSVPDQRLQELGDLSSSQNIIPTKIEFVDIAGLVKGASKGEGLGNKFLSNIREVDAIVHVVRCFEDSDVIHVSGKVDPLDDIEIINLELNLADLSQLQKRRERIKKQVRTSKEAAKEDDLLEKIEEELQKGLSVRSISLSEEENLIIKQLGFLTSKPIIYATNLNENDLAEGNDFSSKVQSFAINENAECIKISAQVESELIELEPEDKKDYLIGLGVEEGGLSSLIRSTYKLLGLKTYFTTGEKETKAWTIKDGMTAPQAAGVIHTDFEKGFIRAQTISYQNLIDSGSIANAKTKGLLRSEGKEYIVNEGDVMEFLFNV comes from the coding sequence ATGTTAAAAGCCGGTATTATTGGATTACCAAATGTTGGAAAATCAACTTTATTTAATGCACTTGTAGAAAATGCTAAAGCTCAAGCAGCTAATTTCCCCTTTTGTACGATAGAACCTAATAAAGGTATAGTTTCAGTCCCAGATCAAAGGTTACAGGAGTTAGGTGATTTAAGTTCTAGCCAAAATATTATCCCAACAAAAATTGAATTTGTAGATATCGCAGGACTAGTAAAAGGAGCCAGTAAAGGTGAGGGTTTGGGAAATAAATTTTTATCTAATATTAGGGAGGTTGATGCAATAGTTCATGTTGTGAGGTGCTTTGAAGATAGTGATGTAATTCATGTATCCGGTAAAGTAGATCCCTTGGACGACATTGAGATAATTAATCTGGAATTGAATTTAGCTGATTTATCCCAACTCCAAAAAAGAAGAGAAAGAATTAAAAAACAGGTTAGAACTAGTAAAGAGGCAGCAAAAGAAGATGATTTACTAGAAAAAATTGAAGAAGAGCTACAGAAAGGACTTTCAGTTAGATCAATATCTTTGAGTGAAGAAGAAAATTTAATAATTAAGCAACTAGGCTTCCTTACTTCTAAACCAATTATTTACGCGACAAATTTGAATGAAAATGATTTAGCTGAAGGTAATGATTTCTCATCAAAAGTTCAGAGTTTTGCAATCAATGAAAATGCAGAATGTATAAAAATATCAGCGCAAGTAGAATCTGAATTAATAGAGTTAGAACCAGAAGATAAAAAAGACTACCTTATTGGTTTAGGAGTAGAAGAAGGGGGATTAAGTTCTTTAATTAGATCAACATATAAATTATTGGGATTAAAAACTTATTTCACCACTGGAGAAAAGGAGACAAAAGCATGGACTATAAAAGATGGGATGACTGCGCCGCAGGCAGCAGGAGTAATTCATACTGATTTTGAAAAAGGATTTATAAGAGCTCAGACTATTTCGTATCAAAATTTAATTGATTCGGGTTCAATTGCCAATGCAAAAACTAAAGGTCTTTTAAGAAGTGAAGGTAAGGAATATATTGTTAACGAAGGTGATGTAATGGAGTTCTTATTTAATGTTTAG
- a CDS encoding efflux RND transporter periplasmic adaptor subunit — protein sequence MLDLIKKNINLRSGIILLSLTIFFVFITNSFKKNKSKDISDFVVQVKKGILSDSINTSGEVKAIRTSNIGPRKQGVIKEIKVDEGDLVKKDQVLASLDDEDFIYKIEELELNVEKQKSEFLRREYLYQEGAVSKEDYESYKNNYNISSAKLNDAKAEKSFYLIKAPYGGKITAKYAEIGSYVTPSTNLSSDPKTKNFIFELSEGLEIVAKVPESDIGRIKIGQEASVRIEAYPSKKYSAIVKKIATRAVKDNNVTSFEVTLNFKDIFEEIKIGMTADLEFRVEGIEEKILVPTVSIVTEKGEKGILKVDKNNSPKFEKIEIGISSGNKTSVIDGLEPGEQIFIDIPPWAKKRK from the coding sequence ATGCTTGATTTAATAAAAAAAAATATAAATCTAAGAAGTGGAATTATATTACTTTCTTTAACTATATTTTTTGTTTTCATAACCAATTCCTTCAAGAAAAATAAATCAAAAGACATTTCTGATTTTGTAGTTCAAGTTAAAAAAGGAATCCTCTCAGATTCAATTAATACAAGTGGTGAAGTAAAAGCAATCAGGACAAGCAATATTGGACCTCGGAAGCAAGGTGTAATAAAAGAAATCAAAGTAGATGAGGGCGATCTTGTAAAAAAAGATCAGGTTTTAGCTTCACTTGATGATGAAGACTTTATCTATAAAATTGAAGAACTTGAATTAAATGTAGAAAAACAAAAATCTGAATTTTTAAGAAGAGAATATTTATATCAAGAAGGTGCGGTAAGCAAAGAAGATTACGAAAGTTATAAAAATAACTACAACATTAGTAGCGCCAAACTTAATGATGCAAAAGCTGAAAAAAGTTTCTATCTAATTAAAGCTCCTTATGGAGGAAAGATTACTGCAAAATATGCGGAGATAGGATCTTATGTCACACCAAGTACAAACTTAAGTTCAGACCCTAAAACCAAAAACTTTATTTTTGAACTATCAGAGGGTCTTGAAATTGTTGCCAAAGTTCCTGAGAGTGACATTGGCAGAATAAAAATAGGTCAAGAAGCCTCAGTAAGAATTGAAGCTTATCCCTCAAAAAAATATAGTGCCATAGTTAAAAAAATAGCTACAAGAGCTGTTAAAGATAATAATGTAACCTCATTCGAAGTAACTTTAAATTTTAAAGATATTTTTGAAGAAATTAAAATTGGAATGACTGCAGATCTTGAATTTAGAGTCGAAGGTATTGAAGAAAAAATCCTAGTGCCAACAGTTTCTATTGTCACAGAAAAAGGTGAAAAAGGAATTTTGAAAGTTGATAAAAACAATTCTCCCAAATTTGAAAAAATCGAAATTGGTATTAGTAGTGGGAATAAAACTTCAGTCATTGATGGATTAGAACCTGGAGAGCAAATCTTTATTGATATTCCACCTTGGGCTAAGAAGAGAAAATGA
- the polA gene encoding DNA polymerase I, whose translation MSLKSENSKKPILLLVDGHSLAFRSFYAFSKGIDGGLTTKEGFPTSVTYGFLKSLLDNCKNISPEGVCITFDTEKPTFRHELDPNYKANRDVAPDVFFQDIEQLEIILEESLNLPIFKSPGYEADDLLGTIANDASSKGWCVNILSGDRDLFQLVDDQKDIYVLYMGGGPYAKSGNPILINENGVKEKLGVAPERVVDLKALTGDSSDNIPGIKGVGPKTAINLLKENDTLDGIYQALGKIQQNNDKKYKGFIKGSVIEKLRNDKHNAFLSRDLAKINTEVPLILSDGYELKNINQELLSKSLQKLELSTLLRQIDIFNSTFSKGGFDKNNMAKNEEKDPKVSSKSELENSENKIPKIKVTVVNDFKLLDKLIQRLEKTNEIVSLDTETNSLNPIDAELVGIGLCLGEETDDLFYIPLGHQTKKETPNQLSIEDVFSKLRTWIEDPKKEKALQNSKFDRQIFFNHGLDLKGVTFDTLLADYLLNNQEKHGLSEISFRLFEFKPPSFKETVGKNKDFSFVDIDEASIYCGYDVFLTFKIVKIFKERFSKEKDELIKLFEEIELPLEPVLSQMEMNGITIDIPYLDKLSKELKSTLEDIESKVYELAEETFNLSSPKQLGEILFEKLNLDKKKSRKTKTGWSTDAVVLERLVDEHEIIQHLIKHRTFSKLLSTYIDALPNLINEKTGRVHTNFNQAATATGRLSSSNPNLQNIPVRTEFSRRIRKAFLPEKNWKLLSADYSQIELRILAHLADEEILINAFHKNDDIHSLTARLIFEKEEISSEERRVGKTINFGVIYGMGIKKFARSTGVSTPEAKEFLIKYKERYSKIFKFLELQERLALSKGYVKTIFGRKREFKFDKNGLGRLIGKDPYEIDLQSARRAGMEAQSLRAAANAPIQGSSADIIKIAMVQLNKKFIEMNVPAKMLLQVHDELLFEVEPDSLEITTKLVKKTMEDCVKLNVPLLVDIGIGDNWMETK comes from the coding sequence ATGAGTTTAAAATCTGAAAACTCTAAAAAACCAATTTTACTTTTAGTCGATGGTCACTCACTTGCTTTTAGAAGCTTCTATGCATTTAGCAAAGGGATTGATGGAGGTTTAACCACTAAAGAGGGATTCCCAACAAGTGTTACTTATGGATTTCTAAAAAGTCTTCTGGATAATTGCAAAAATATTAGTCCTGAGGGTGTTTGTATTACTTTTGATACCGAAAAACCAACTTTCCGACATGAATTAGATCCAAATTACAAGGCCAATAGAGATGTAGCACCAGATGTTTTTTTTCAGGATATTGAACAACTAGAAATCATTTTAGAAGAAAGCCTTAATTTACCAATTTTTAAATCTCCAGGATACGAAGCAGATGATCTCTTAGGCACAATTGCAAATGATGCTTCTTCTAAAGGATGGTGCGTGAATATTCTTTCTGGGGATAGGGACTTATTTCAATTAGTAGATGATCAAAAAGATATTTATGTTCTTTATATGGGTGGTGGTCCATATGCAAAAAGTGGTAATCCAATTCTTATAAATGAAAATGGAGTAAAAGAAAAATTAGGTGTAGCGCCAGAAAGAGTAGTTGATCTTAAAGCTCTAACTGGTGATAGTTCTGATAATATTCCTGGTATTAAAGGGGTAGGTCCAAAAACTGCAATTAATCTACTAAAAGAAAACGATACCCTTGATGGGATTTATCAGGCTTTGGGCAAGATTCAGCAGAATAATGATAAAAAATATAAGGGATTCATAAAAGGTTCGGTTATTGAAAAGCTCAGAAACGATAAGCATAATGCTTTTCTTTCAAGGGATTTAGCAAAAATAAATACTGAAGTGCCTTTGATATTAAGTGATGGTTATGAATTAAAAAATATAAATCAAGAACTACTTTCAAAGTCACTGCAAAAACTTGAATTATCAACACTACTCCGGCAAATTGATATTTTCAATTCAACTTTCAGCAAAGGTGGTTTTGACAAGAATAATATGGCTAAAAATGAGGAGAAAGATCCAAAGGTCTCTAGTAAAAGTGAATTAGAAAATAGTGAAAATAAAATCCCTAAAATCAAAGTAACTGTTGTAAATGATTTTAAGTTACTTGATAAATTAATTCAAAGATTAGAAAAGACCAATGAGATAGTTTCTTTAGATACAGAGACTAATAGTTTAAATCCAATCGATGCGGAACTGGTTGGGATAGGGCTATGTCTTGGAGAAGAAACTGATGATTTATTTTATATCCCCCTTGGTCATCAAACAAAAAAAGAGACCCCAAATCAATTATCGATTGAAGATGTTTTCTCAAAACTAAGAACTTGGATAGAAGATCCAAAAAAAGAAAAGGCACTTCAAAATTCTAAATTTGACAGGCAAATATTTTTTAATCATGGACTTGATCTTAAAGGGGTAACCTTTGACACCTTGTTAGCAGACTATCTTCTAAATAATCAGGAGAAGCATGGTTTAAGTGAAATTAGTTTTAGATTATTTGAATTTAAACCTCCTTCATTTAAGGAAACAGTTGGAAAAAATAAAGACTTTTCATTTGTTGATATTGATGAAGCTAGTATTTACTGCGGTTACGATGTATTTCTAACTTTTAAGATTGTCAAAATTTTTAAAGAAAGATTTTCAAAGGAAAAAGATGAATTAATCAAATTATTCGAAGAAATCGAGCTGCCCTTAGAGCCGGTATTGTCTCAAATGGAAATGAATGGAATAACCATTGACATACCTTATTTAGATAAACTCTCAAAAGAACTAAAAAGTACTTTAGAAGATATTGAAAGTAAAGTTTATGAATTAGCAGAGGAGACTTTTAATCTATCTTCACCAAAACAACTAGGTGAGATCTTGTTTGAAAAATTAAATTTGGATAAGAAAAAATCACGGAAAACAAAAACAGGATGGAGTACAGATGCAGTAGTTCTTGAAAGATTAGTCGACGAACATGAAATAATTCAACATTTAATAAAACACAGAACTTTTAGCAAATTACTTAGCACCTATATTGATGCTCTTCCAAATCTTATAAACGAAAAGACAGGAAGAGTTCATACAAACTTTAATCAAGCTGCTACAGCAACTGGGAGACTAAGTAGTAGCAATCCTAATCTTCAAAATATCCCGGTTAGGACTGAATTCAGCAGGAGAATCAGAAAAGCATTCTTGCCTGAAAAAAATTGGAAACTTTTATCAGCTGATTATTCTCAGATCGAATTAAGAATACTTGCTCACTTAGCGGATGAAGAAATACTAATTAATGCGTTTCATAAAAATGATGACATTCATTCTTTGACTGCAAGATTAATTTTCGAGAAAGAAGAAATATCATCCGAAGAAAGGAGAGTTGGGAAAACAATAAATTTCGGAGTTATCTATGGTATGGGTATAAAAAAGTTTGCCCGTTCAACAGGAGTGAGTACTCCAGAGGCAAAAGAATTCCTAATAAAATACAAAGAAAGATATTCAAAAATTTTCAAATTTCTTGAACTCCAAGAAAGGCTAGCCTTATCAAAAGGTTATGTAAAAACAATTTTTGGTCGAAAAAGAGAATTTAAGTTTGATAAAAATGGACTTGGAAGATTAATAGGGAAAGATCCTTACGAAATTGACCTGCAATCTGCAAGAAGGGCTGGCATGGAAGCACAGTCATTAAGAGCCGCAGCTAATGCACCAATTCAGGGTTCAAGTGCAGACATTATTAAAATTGCAATGGTTCAACTAAATAAGAAATTCATAGAAATGAATGTTCCCGCAAAAATGCTTTTGCAAGTACATGATGAATTATTGTTTGAAGTTGAACCAGATTCTTTGGAAATTACGACGAAATTAGTAAAGAAGACTATGGAAGATTGTGTAAAATTAAATGTGCCTCTTTTAGTTGATATTGGTATTGGAGACAATTGGATGGAGACAAAATAA